One window of Saccharomyces kudriavzevii IFO 1802 strain IFO1802 genome assembly, chromosome: 10 genomic DNA carries:
- the SKDI10G0040 gene encoding SRP1/TIP1 family protein: MVKLTSIAAGVAALAAGASATTTLAQSDERVNLVELGVYVSDIRAHLAQYYLFQAAHPTETYPVEVAQAVFNYGDFTTMLTGIAPDQVTRMITGVPWYSTRLRPAISSALSKDGIYTIAK, encoded by the coding sequence atggtcaaattaacttcaatcgctgctggtgtcgccgCTCTAGCTGCTGGTGCCtctgccaccaccaccctagctcaatccgacgaaagagtcaacttggttgaattgggtgtctacgtctctgatatcagagctcacttggcccaatactacttgttccaagccgCTCACCCAACTGAAACCTACCCAGTCGAAGTTGCTCAAGCTGTTTTCAACTACGGTGACTTCACCACGATGTTGACCGGTATTGCTCCAGACCAAGTgaccagaatgatcactGGTGTCCCATGGTACTCTACCAGATTGAGACCAGCCATCTCCAGTGCTCTATCCAAGGACGGTATTTACACCATCGCTAAATAG
- the SKDI10G0060 gene encoding pyridoxal 5'-phosphate synthase subunit PdxS, with protein sequence MSEFKVKTGLAQMLKGGVIMDVVTPEQAIIAERAGACAVMALECIPADMRKSGKVCRMSDPHMIKEIMAAVSIPVMAKVRIGHFVEAQILEALQVDYIDESEVLTPADWVHHIEKNNFKIPFVCGAKDLGEALRRINEGAAMIRTKGEAGTGDVSEAVKHINKIRGEIQQYKEALKEESDFEAKAAELRVPVELLKTTLANGTLPVVNFAAGGVATPADAALLMQLGCEGVFVGSGIFKSSDPEKLACAIVEATTHYDNPAKLLQVSSDLGDLMGGISIQSINEAAGKNGTRLSEIGW encoded by the coding sequence atgtcagAATTTAAGGTTAAAACTGGGCTCGCCCAAATGTTGAAGGGTGGTGTAATTATGGACGTTGTCACACCTGAACAGGCCATTATCGCAGAAAGAGCAGGTGCCTGTGCTGTTATGGCACTAGAGTGTATTCCTGCTGACATGCGTAAATCTGGCAAGGTGTGTCGTATGTCCGATCCACATatgatcaaagaaatcatggCTGCAGTGTCAATTCCAGTTATGGCAAAAGTCCGTATCGGACACTTTGTAGAAGCACAAATTTTGGAGGCCTTACAGGTAGATTATATCGACGAAAGTGAAGTGCTGACCCCAGCTGACTGGGTTCATCACATTGAGAAAAACAACTTCAAGATTCCATTTGTTTGCGGTGCCAAGGATTTAGGTGAGGCATTGAGGAGGATAAACGAAGGTGCTGCAATGATTCGTACCAAAGGTGAAGCCGGTACTGGTGATGTTTCAGAAGCTGTCAAGCACATCAACAAGATCAGGGGAGAGATTCAGCAGTATAAAGAGGCTTTGAAAGAGGAGTCCGATTTTGAAGCAAAGGCCGCAGAATTAAGGGTCCCAGTCGAGTTATTGAAGACTACACTGGCAAATGGAACGCTTCCCGTAGTTAATTTCGCTGCTGGTGGGGTTGCTACTCCAGCAGACGCTGCTTTATTGATGCAATTGGGTTGTGAGGGTGTTTTCGTTGGCTCGGGTATATTCAAGTCATCAGATCCTGAGAAGTTAGCTTGTGCCATTGTTGAAGCCACAACTCACTACGACAACCCAGCAAAACTATTACAAGTGTCCAGCGATTTGGGTGATCTGATGGGTGGTATTTCCATCCAATCAATCAATGAAGCAGCCGGTAAAAATGGCACAAGACTTTCTGAAATCGGATGGTGA
- the OPT1 gene encoding oligopeptide transporter OPT1 (similar to Saccharomyces cerevisiae OPT1 (YJL212C)), whose protein sequence is MSIIHRDIDSVESEPSPSPAAIPIQINVEDEKKDAFVKNIDEDINNFTTTTDEEDRDPESQKFDRHSIQEEGLVWKGDPTYLPNSPYPEVRAAVSIEDDPTIRLNHWRTWFLTTIFVVVFAGVNQFFSLRYPSLEINFIVAQVVCFPIGRVLALLPDWKCRRAPFFDLNPGPFTKKEHAVVTIAVALTSSTAYAMYILNAQGSFYNMKLNVGYQFLLVWTSQMIGYGAAGLTRRWVVNPASSIWPQTLISVSLFDSLHSRKIEKTVANGWTMPRYRFFLIVLIGSFLWYWVPGFLFTGLSYFNVVLWGSKTRHNFIANTIFGTQSGLGALPITFDYTQISQAMSGSVFATPFYVSANTYASVLIFFVIVLPCLYFTNTWYAKYMPVISGSTYDNTQNKYNVTKILNEDYSINLEKYKEYSPVFVPFSYLLSYALNFAAVIAVFVHCFLYHGKEILAKFKDRKNGGTDIHMRIYTKNYKDCPDWWYLLLQIVMIGLGFVAVCCFDTKFPAWAFVIAILISLVNFIPQGILEAMTNQHVGLNIITELICGYMLPLRPMANLLFKLYGFIVMRQGLNLSRDLKLAMYMKVSPRLIFAVQIYATIISGMVNVGVQEWMMHNIDGLCTTDQPNGFTCANGRTVFNASIIWSLPKYLFSTGRIYNPLMWFFLIGLLFPLVVYAVQWKFPNFKFAKHIHTPVFFTGPGNIPPSTPYNYSLFFAMSFCLNVIRKRWRAWFNKYNFVMGAGVEAGVAIAVVIIFLCVQYPGGKLSWWGNNVWKRTYDNDYKKFYTLNKGETFGYDNWW, encoded by the coding sequence ATGAGCATCATACATAGGGACATCGACTCCGTAGAGTCGGAGCCCTCGCCATCGCCGGCTGCCATCCCCATCCAGATCAACGTGGAAGACGAAAAGAAGGACGCTTTTGTCAAGAATATCGACGAGGATATCAATAACTTCACGACCACTACCGACGAAGAAGATCGTGATCCGGAGAGCCAGAAATTCGACCGCCATTCCATCCAAGAGGAGGGTCTCGTTTGGAAGGGCGACCCTACATACCTGCCCAATTCCCCGTATCCGGAAGTGAGGGCAGCAGTTTCCATCGAGGATGACCCGACCATCCGTCTCAACCACTGGAGAACCTGGTTCCTAACCACTATTTTCGTAGTGGTTTTTGCCGGTGTCAATCAGTTCTTTTCCCTAAGATATCCGTCGCTAGAAATAAATTTCATTGTCGCACAGGTCGTTTGCTTCCCGATAGGAAGGGTGCTGGCTCTTTTGCCCGATTGGAAGTGCCGCAGGGCTCCgttctttgatttgaatCCGGGTCCCTTTACCAAGAAAGAACACGCGGTGGTCACCATTGCCGTAGCGCTCACCTCTTCCACTGCATACGCCATGTACATTTTGAACGCCCAGGGCAGCTTCTACAACATGAAGCTGAACGTCGGATATCAGTTCTTGTTGGTTTGGACATCTCAGATGATCGGTTACGGTGCCGCGGGTCTGACCAGAAGATGGGTCGTAAACCCTGCAAGTTCTATTTGGCCTCAAACATTGATTTCCGTGTCATTGTTCGATTCGCTGCATTCGAGGAAAATCGAAAAGACTGTCGCAAACGGCTGGACAATGCCCCGCTACAGATTCTTCCTGATTGTTCTTATCGGATCGTTTCTCTGGTACTGGGTGCCCGGGTTCCTCTTCACCGGATTGTCATATTTCAACGTCGTTCTATGGGGCTCCAAGACAAGACACAATTTTATCGCCAACACAATATTCGGTACCCAAAGTGGGCTCGGTGCCCTGCCAATTACGTTTGACTACACTCAAATCTCCCAGGCCATGTCCGGTTCCGTCTTCGCTACACCGTTCTACGTCTCCGCCAACACTTATGCGTCAgtgttgattttcttcgtcattGTTCTGCCCTGTCTTTATTTCACCAACACCTGGTATGCCAAATACATGCCCGTCATTTCGGGTTCCACTTATGACAACACTCAAAACAAATATAACGTGACCAAGATCTTGAACGAGGACTATTCCATTAACCTCGAGAAATACAAGGAATACTCGCCTGTGTTCGTCCCATTCTCATACCTGCTGTCATACGCTTTGAATTTTGCTGCCGTCATCGCTGTTTTTGTCCACTGTTTCTTATATCACGGTAAGGAAATCCTTGCCAAGTTCAAAGACCGTAAAAACGGTGGCACCGACATTCATATGAGAATCTACACCAAAAATTATAAAGACTGCCCCGATTGGTGGTATCTACTCTTGCAAATTGTCATGATCGGGTTAGGATTTGTGGCCGTTTGTTGCTTCGATACCAAGTTCCCAGCTTGGGCATTTGTCATTgcaattttgatttctctCGTAAACTTCATTCCACAAGGTATCTTGGAAGCAATGACCAACCAGCACGTTGGTTTGAATATTATTACTGAGTTGATCTGTGGTTATATGCTACCTTTAAGGCCGATGGCGAACTTGCTATTCAAACTATACGGTTTCATTGTCATGAGACAGGGCCTAAATTTGAGCAGAGATCTAAAATTGGCCATGTACATGAAAGTCTCCCCCCGTTTGATATTTGCTGTTCAAATATATGCCACTATCATATCCGGTATGGTCAACGTTGGTGTTCAAGAGTGGATGATGCACAACATTGACGGCTTATGTACCACCGATCAGCCAAACGGATTCACCTGTGCAAATGGTCGTACTGTTTTCAATGCCTCCATCATCTGGTCTTTACCAAAATACCTTTTCTCCACGGGACGTATTTACAACCCATTAATGTGGTTCTTCCTGATTGGTCTTCTATTCCCCTTAGTCGTTTACGCTGTTCAATGGAAATTTcctaatttcaaatttgcaAAACACATTCATACACCAGTGTTTTTCACAGGTCCAGGTAACATCCCCCCAAGTACACCCTACAACTactcattattttttgcgATGTCATTTTGTCTAAATGTAATAAGGAAAAGATGGAGAGCCTGGTTTAATAAGTACAATTTTGTCATGGGAGCTGGTGTCGAAGCTGGTGTAGCAATCGCTgtcgtcatcatcttccTATGTGTACAATATCCAGGTGGTAAACTCAGCTGGTGGGGGAACAACGTCTGGAAGAGAACGTACGATAATGATTATAAAAAATTCTACACCTTGAATAAAGGTGAGACGTTTGGTTACGATAACTGGTGGTAA
- the OSI1 gene encoding Osi1p (similar to Saccharomyces cerevisiae YKL071W), with protein MSSSSKTTYFIIGGNRGIGFNLVKTLSASTCNVVIASARGSLSLPKNKQLEDLGKIRKNVHIVQLDVTEDESIDNVAGEIKETPSFQGIDIFIASSGISDSYYDVLKTPKSVWLEHYATNALGPILTLQKVYPLLLLKKTRKIFFISSVAGSITGFLPIHVSAYGQSKAALNYDAKALSFELKPEGFTVVTFHPGLVSTDMGQYGIDHFAEKNINVSSLEVITPEESASALVNVFGKVVPEDNGKFFNYDGSESVF; from the coding sequence ATGAGCAGCTCATCAAAAACAACCTACTTTATTATTGGCGGTAACCGCGGGATCGGTTTCAATCTGGTCAAAACTTTGAGCGCCTCTACATGCAATGTTGTTATAGCCTCTGCCCGTGGATCACTTTCATTGCCTAAGAACAAACAGTTGGAAGATTTAGgaaaaatcagaaaaaatgttcatATTGTTCAGCTTGATGTTACAGAGGATGAAAGTATTGATAATGTTGCAGGTGAGATTAAGGAAACGCCTTCTTTCCAGGgcattgatatttttattgcaAGCTCAGGGATATCTGACTCATATTACGACGTCTTGAAGACCCCTAAATCCGTGTGGCTTGAACATTACGCTACGAATGCCCTTGGGCCAATATTGACCCTTCAGAAGGTCTACCCATTGCttctattgaaaaagactaggaaaatatttttcatttccagTGTTGCAGGGTCTATTACGGGTTTCCTACCTATACATGTTTCTGCGTATGGCCAGTCAAAAGCTGCTTTGAATTATGATGCAAAGGCACTCAGCTTTGAGTTGAAGCCAGAGGGTTTTACTGTTGTCACCTTTCACCCCGGTCTGGTCTCTACTGATATGGGCCAATATGGTATTGATCATTTTGCagagaaaaatataaatgtTAGTTCTCTAGAGGTCATTACGCCTGAAGAAAGCGCTTCCGCGTTGGTTAATGTTTTTGGCAAAGTAGTACCTGAAGATAATGGGAAGTTCTTCAACTACGACGGCAGTGAAAGcgttttttga
- the SKDI10G0050 gene encoding uncharacterized protein has protein sequence MTIVIGVLALQGAFIEHVQHVEKCIVKNKDQYKEKLSVITVRDDNQLTKCDALIIPGGESTTMSLIAQRTGFYDDLHAFVHDPRKVIWGTCAGLIYLSQQLSNEAELLKTLDLLKVSVMRNAFGRQAQSSTRICDFSSFIPYCDDFPAIFIRAPVIEEVLDSEEVQILYKLDGKDNNGQELIVAAKQNDNILVTSFHPELAENDVRFHDWFIREFVLKAPMSGF, from the coding sequence ATGACCATCGTTATCGGAGTCTTGGCGCTACAAGGTGCATTTATTGAACATGTCCAACATGTAGAAAAATGCATCgtcaaaaacaaagaccaatataaagaaaaattatctgTGATTACAGTAAGGGATGACAATCAACTAACCAAATGTGATGCATTGATCATACCCGGCGGAGAGTCAACCACAATGTCTCTTATTGCTCAAAGGACAGGATTTTACGATGATCTTCACGCATTCGTACACGATCCAAGGAAGGTAATCTGGGGTACCTGTGCGGGGCTGATCTACCTTTCGCAACAGTTATCTAACGAGGCAGAGTTGTTAAAGACGTTAGATTTACTGAAAGTTAGTGTGATGAGAAATGCGTTTGGAAGGCAAGCCCAATCTTCCACTCGAATCTGCGacttttcaagttttatTCCATACTGTGATGATTTTCCTGCAATATTTATAAGGGCCCCAGTGATAGAAGAGGTGTTAGACTCGGAGGAAGTTCAGATTCTATATAAACTAGATggaaaagataataatggTCAAGAGCTAATTGTGGCCGCAAAgcaaaatgataatatcCTTGTCACGTCATTTCATCCGGAATTGGCAGAAAATGATGTACGGTTTCACGATTGGTTTATCAGAGAATTTGTCCTAAAAGCTCCAATGAGTGGATTCTAG
- the SKDI10G0070 gene encoding NMT1/THI5 family protein → MSTDKITFLLNWQPAPYHIPIFLAQTKGYFKEQGLDLALLEPTNPSDVTELIGSGKVDMGLKAMIHTLAAKARGFPVTSVASLLDEPFTGVLYLEGSGITEDFQSLKGKRIGYVGEFGKIQIDELTKHYGMSPEDYTAVRCGMNIAKYIIEGKIDAGVGIECMQQVELEEYLAKQGRPASDAKMLRIDKLACLGCCCFCTVLYICNDEFLKKNPEKVRKFLKAIKKATDYVLSDPVRAWKEYVDFKPQLDTELSYKQYQRCYAYFSSSLFNVHRDWKKVTGYGKRLAILPPDYVSNYTNEYLSWPEPEEVSDPLEAQRLMAIHQEKCRKEGTFKRLALPA, encoded by the coding sequence ATGTCTACCGATAAGATTACATTTTTGCTAAACTGGCAACCAGCTCCATACCATATCCCAATCTTCTTGGCCCAAACCAAGGGTTACTTCAAGGAACAAGGTCTAGATCTTGCCCTTCTGGAACCAACCAATCCATCAGATGTCACTGAGTTGATTGGATCTGGTAAGGTCGACATGGGTTTGAAAGCCATGATCCACACTTTGGCTGCTAAGGCCCGTGGTTTCCCAGTCACCTCTGTCGCTTCTTTGTTGGATGAACCATTCACCGGTGTCTTATACTTGGAAGGTAGCGGTATCACCGAAGACTTCCAATCCCTAAAGGGTAAGAGAATCGGTTACGTTGGTGAATTTGGTAAGATCCAAATTGACGAATTGACCAAGCACTACGGTATGTCTCCAGAAGACTACACTGCCGTCAGATGTGGTATGAACATCGCCAAGTACATCATTGAAGGTAAGATTGATGCTGGTGTTGGTATTGAATGTATGCAACAAGTcgaattggaagaatacTTGGCCAAGCAGGGCAGACCAGCAAGCGATGCCAAGATGTTGAGAATTGACAAGTTGGCTTGTTTgggttgctgttgtttcTGTACCGTCCTTTACATCTGTAACGAtgaattcttgaagaagaatccTGAAAAGGTcagaaagtttttgaaagccaTCAAGAAGGCTACTGACTATGTTCTAAGCGACCCTGTCAGAGCTTGGAAGGAATACGTTGACTTCAAGCCTCAATTGGACACCGAATTATCTTACAAACAATACCAAAGATGTTACGCTTACTTCTCCTCATCTTTGTTCAATGTTCATCGTGACTGGAAGAAAGTTACCGGCTACGGTAAGAGATTGGCTATCTTGCCACCAGACTATGTCTCTAACTACACCAATGAATACTTATCCTGGCCAGAACCTGAAGAAGTTTCTGATCCTTTAGAAGCTCAAAGATTAATGGCtattcatcaagaaaaatgtagAAAGGAAGGTACTTTCAAGAGATTGGCTCTTCCAGCCTAA
- the SKDI10G0090 gene encoding uncharacterized protein (similar to Saccharomyces cerevisiae YJL213W) gives MRNGKTPHNGMSTKEAMETRDIDVNEGMNKSLVDLVAPWRRKPLKKICISKTNLIDVVSGTTLPDAYIFIEDGIISSVEFGSEKSVAVDQDAFEIIDGTGKYVTPGFFDNHVHIASVAGEADLGKLMTMPKTVALLRIRYTLEAALARGFTTVRDCGGAEGFLKAELQQGTLNGPRLITCGHAISQTGGHGDLRSGALPASAFDSCSCHFGQVGVIADGVPECYKAAREEFRRGADFIKIMGGGGVASPTDKISNKQFCDDEINALVKIANTYHTYVTAHAYTPEAIQNCLKLGVKGIEHGNLLDERTAELMAEMNCYLTPTLVTYKVMGSDQFSAFLGPENSKKNAEVLYKGIEALKIAQSKKVKICYGSDLLGPLYGYQTQEFRIRGKVQSAQDVLLSATVTPAEMNGLGDKLGQIKPGFIADLLMMNSNPLENIEILDEPETNLLLVMKDGRIY, from the coding sequence ATGCGCAACGGAAAAACGCCCCATAACGGTATGTcaacaaaagaagcaatGGAAACCAGAGATATCGATGTAAACGAGGGAATGAACAAGTCCCTGGTGGATCTAGTAGCGCCATGGCGCCGAAAGCCCCTCAAGAAAATCTGTATAAGCAAAACTAATCTGATAGACGTAGTGAGTGGCACTACTTTACCCGACGCCTACATCTTCATAGAAGACGGCATCATTTCGAGCGTCGAGTTTGGTTCTGAGAAATCAGTAGCCGTTGATCAGGATGCTTTCGAAATTATCGACGGTACTGGAAAGTACGTGACTCCAGGGTTTTTTGACAACCATGTTCATATTGCCTCAGTTGCTGGGGAAGCGGACTTAGGGAAGTTGATGACAATGCCGAAAACAGTCGCTTTACTAAGAATAAGATACACTTTAGAAGCTGCATTAGCAAGAGGTTTTACAACAGTGAGGGACTGTGGTGGAGCTGAAGGTTTCTTAAAAGCTGAGCTGCAACAGGGCACTTTGAATGGCCCCAGGTTGATAACTTGCGGTCATGCAATTTCGCAAACTGGTGGTCACGGTGACCTGAGATCTGGCGCGCTACCTGCAAGTGCTTTTGACAGCTGTTCATGCCATTTCGGTCAGGTTGGCGTTATAGCTGATGGTGTTCCTGAATGCTATAAAGCAGCTAGAGAGGAATTTAGAAGAGGCGCGGACTTTATCAAGATTATGGGAGGTGGAGGTGTAGCATCTCCAACTgacaaaatttcaaacaaGCAATTCTgtgatgatgaaataaATGCGTTAGTGAAAATTGCCAACACCTATCATACGTACGTAACGGCACATGCTTACACTCCAGAGGCCATACAAAATTGTCTCAAATTAGGTGTTAAGGGTATTGAACATGGAAATCTACTTGATGAACGTACAGCAGAACTAATGGCAGAAATGAATTGCTATTTGACACCAACTCTAGTGACTTACAAAGTGATGGGTTCTGATCAATTCAGCGCCTTCTTAGGACCGGAaaatagtaaaaaaaatgctgaGGTTCTTTACAAAGGTATTGAAGCATTAAAAATTGCCCAGAgtaaaaaagtaaaaatttGTTACGGTTCGGACTTGTTGGGCCCTCTATATGGCTACCAAACCCAAGAGTTCCGTATCAGAGGAAAAGTTCAAAGTGCTCAGGATGTTTTACTCTCGGCCACTGTCACGCCTGCAGAGATGAATGGACTGGGAGACAAACTAGGACAGATCAAGCCGGGATTTATTGCTGACTTATTGATGATGAACTCGAATCCTTTAGAGAACATTGAGATTTTGGATGAGCCGGAGACCAATTTACTGCTTGTAATGAAGGATGGAAGAATATACTGA